The nucleotide window CAAGTTTACCTGTCTGTCTCTGATGGCGATTCGAGTTACACTCTTCTGGTTAGATTGATTATTTCTGTGCCTCTCCATTCCTATTTTTCCGGCAGCTTCGTTCTCGTTAATGGACTTTGATTCAACACGTAGGTATTTTTACGTGAAATTACCCATTGCTTTGAGCATTTACTAATTAGATATTTGGATTATAAATTACATCTAACTTCAAGTTCCCAGAAAATATAAAATGTGAGTTAATTTGAAGGTATGCGAAGTAAAATAGAAATCTAATGATTAATGATTACCAAATCTCTCACACCAGTATTCAAATTTATTGATGATTTCATCAAGTTTTGACTACATAAGTTGTAATACTCTTTTTACAAGAGATAACTTAATTTTCTTTAAAAAATGAATATGTTACACGAACGAGAATATGCGATTCAAAAAATAAGTATCATCATACAGGTATTGCTTACTATGGGGTGTTATACCTTGATTTGGTGGCTTGATTCTTCCTCTGAATTGATTACAGTAGATCATGTTAGTGAGTTGAAAAACAACTTGGTTGTCATTGCTCTTTTATGGTTTCTTCTTTTGGATCAATTTGGGTTGGGCGATGTTTCCCGGAAATCGAGCTACGCAAATCAATTTAAAGCAAATTTCAAAGCGATATCAATCGGTATGGGCGTTTTGTTCGCGGTAAACGTTATTTCAAATCTTTCTGTTGAGAAGCTTTTAGTAATCTCCTACTTTGGGATCTTGAACTTGGTTGCTTTAACCTTCTTTAAGTATTTCTTTCTTACTCTAATGCGATTTTTACGTCGTAGGGGATATGGTATGCGCCAGGCTATGATGATTGTTGACGAAGAGGCAATTGATTATATCGAGGAAACCATCCATCGAAAGGATTGGGGTTACAATATCCGTGCTATAATGACAAGCAGCAAGCTTGTTAAGGAAAAGTATCAAGATCGGTATAATGTTATACCCAAGCGAAGTAACCTCAAAGCAATTTTGGATAGGGAAACCATTGACGAAGTCATGTATTGCAACTCTGATTATAATCATGATGAAATTACCCGGTTTATTTCAGAATGTAATGAAGTTGGAGTAAGCTTCCATCATTATACTGGTGTGATATCAAAATTGAGAGGTAAAAGGAGTGCAAAGACCATTGTTTCATTAGTTAATCAAAAGCCTTTTGTTAGCTATATGAGCACTCCCAATGATTATATAGCTTTAAAACTGAAAAATGTATTTGATTTCTTTTTTAGCTTGTTTGTAATCATTCTCTCTAGTCCAATATATTTGGTTCTTGCTATTGCAATTAAGTTAGGTGATGGAGGACCGGTTTTTTTTAAGCAGGAGCGTGTTGGTTTAAACGGACGGCGATTCGGATGTTATAAGTTCAGGACGATGGTGGTGAATGCAGAGGCATTAAAAGCGTCATTGATGGGACAAAATGAACAGGAGGGCCCCGTTTTTAAAATAACTTCTGATCCAAGGGTGACTCGAGTGGGCCATTTTTTAAGGAAAACTTCGTTGGATGAGCTTCCGCAGTTTATCAATGTCTTACGTGGAGAGATGTCAATTGTGGGGCCAAGGCCTCCAA belongs to uncultured Sunxiuqinia sp. and includes:
- a CDS encoding sugar transferase; the protein is MNMLHEREYAIQKISIIIQVLLTMGCYTLIWWLDSSSELITVDHVSELKNNLVVIALLWFLLLDQFGLGDVSRKSSYANQFKANFKAISIGMGVLFAVNVISNLSVEKLLVISYFGILNLVALTFFKYFFLTLMRFLRRRGYGMRQAMMIVDEEAIDYIEETIHRKDWGYNIRAIMTSSKLVKEKYQDRYNVIPKRSNLKAILDRETIDEVMYCNSDYNHDEITRFISECNEVGVSFHHYTGVISKLRGKRSAKTIVSLVNQKPFVSYMSTPNDYIALKLKNVFDFFFSLFVIILSSPIYLVLAIAIKLGDGGPVFFKQERVGLNGRRFGCYKFRTMVVNAEALKASLMGQNEQEGPVFKITSDPRVTRVGHFLRKTSLDELPQFINVLRGEMSIVGPRPPIPAEVEKYKRWQVRRLSMKPGITCIWQVSGRNDIKFEEWMKLDMQYIDNWSLTKDLVLVFKTVKVVFLGTGK